A region of Desulfolithobacter dissulfuricans DNA encodes the following proteins:
- a CDS encoding phosphate/phosphite/phosphonate ABC transporter substrate-binding protein, which produces MRIVILPCMDPVSGYKKFHPLAHYLERNIQRQVILQVPRDYAAFRRIIEQGETDFAYLSAHVYLALRIRFSQEPSLTVLTPGGRQQHHGLLITRSDSGINSVEDLRGRTLLFGAEQSTVKTLAGKLLLREHGIDVEKDLKEYAYGSSCEKNAFNVYLGAYDASFICNYSRDVLSGGNPDWPVPPGSLKVVARTRPTPTWIFAALGHVPSLLVRDVNRALLSLTFAPAADRNLLQGIESAGFTVTDEKYLHLLDEEFQIP; this is translated from the coding sequence GTGCGTATAGTTATTCTGCCCTGCATGGATCCGGTGAGTGGCTATAAGAAATTCCACCCCCTGGCCCATTACCTGGAAAGAAATATCCAGCGCCAGGTCATCCTCCAGGTACCGCGGGATTACGCCGCTTTCAGGCGAATCATAGAACAGGGGGAAACCGATTTCGCCTACCTGTCCGCCCATGTGTATCTTGCGCTGCGGATCCGGTTCAGCCAGGAGCCAAGCCTCACCGTCCTGACGCCCGGCGGCCGGCAACAGCACCACGGGCTGCTCATTACCCGCAGCGACAGCGGGATCAACAGTGTTGAGGACCTGCGCGGCCGTACGCTCCTTTTCGGGGCCGAGCAGTCCACGGTCAAGACCCTGGCCGGCAAGCTGCTTCTCCGTGAACATGGTATTGACGTGGAAAAGGACCTGAAGGAATACGCCTATGGCTCCAGCTGTGAGAAAAACGCCTTCAATGTCTATCTCGGGGCTTATGATGCCTCCTTTATCTGCAACTACAGCCGTGATGTGCTCAGTGGAGGCAATCCGGACTGGCCGGTTCCGCCGGGTAGCCTGAAGGTTGTCGCCCGGACCCGGCCCACCCCCACCTGGATCTTTGCCGCCCTTGGCCATGTTCCTTCCCTGCTGGTCCGGGACGTCAACAGGGCCCTGCTTTCCCTGACGTTCGCACCTGCCGCGGACAGGAACCTTCTCCAGGGGATCGAATCGGCCGGTTTCACCGTGACCGATGAAAAGTATCTGCATCTTCTGGATGAAGAGTTTCAGATCCCATGA